A region from the bacterium genome encodes:
- a CDS encoding exo-alpha-sialidase: MVRKFFLMAYVGCWLCSTAAAQGPAEIRNRIVFKESDKFAGWPANNGMWAWGNEMVVGFVVGQFDDNEQDGHPIKPPQVQRQARTMDGGETWSIEKPSFLDEQEKEAKATVLNKAINFMHPDFALKFRSQGGTFYYSTDRCRTWKGPYTFPDFGRRGLLARTDYIINGEHDLFVFLTSTKDDGKEGWPFCARTQDGGLTWELVGWIGKQPPVERYGYAIMPSTVQLKSGAFLTMIRHGGDFNGQRRWWLDAYLSPDEGRSWYLLDEPYIDNGGNPASILRLADGRIALTYGWRHAPFGLRARISADEGQTWSSEIVLRHDGACWDLGYPRSAQRPDGRVVTVVYYNDASAKERYIAATIWTPVMPED; the protein is encoded by the coding sequence ATGGTACGGAAATTTTTTCTGATGGCATACGTGGGTTGTTGGTTGTGCTCAACTGCAGCCGCTCAGGGGCCGGCAGAGATCAGGAATCGCATCGTCTTTAAAGAGAGTGACAAATTCGCCGGCTGGCCGGCGAACAACGGAATGTGGGCCTGGGGCAATGAGATGGTCGTCGGATTTGTCGTTGGTCAGTTTGATGATAATGAGCAGGATGGGCATCCGATCAAACCGCCGCAGGTGCAGCGGCAGGCGCGCACCATGGACGGCGGTGAAACATGGAGTATCGAAAAACCCTCTTTTCTCGATGAACAGGAAAAAGAAGCCAAAGCCACTGTGCTGAACAAAGCGATCAACTTTATGCATCCTGATTTTGCCCTCAAGTTTCGTTCTCAAGGTGGAACTTTTTATTATAGCACCGATCGATGCAGAACCTGGAAAGGCCCATATACGTTTCCGGATTTCGGCCGGCGCGGTTTGCTGGCCAGGACAGATTATATCATCAACGGCGAGCATGACCTGTTTGTGTTTTTAACTTCGACCAAGGACGACGGCAAAGAGGGCTGGCCTTTTTGTGCGCGCACTCAAGACGGCGGCCTGACCTGGGAGTTGGTCGGCTGGATCGGCAAACAGCCGCCTGTGGAGCGCTATGGCTATGCGATCATGCCGTCCACCGTGCAGTTGAAGAGCGGAGCGTTTCTAACCATGATTCGCCACGGCGGGGATTTTAACGGGCAGCGCCGCTGGTGGCTGGACGCCTACCTTTCTCCGGATGAAGGCCGATCGTGGTATCTGCTGGATGAGCCGTACATTGACAATGGGGGAAATCCCGCAAGCATACTCCGGCTGGCGGACGGCCGGATTGCATTGACCTATGGTTGGCGGCATGCACCGTTCGGCCTTCGCGCCAGGATCTCTGCTGATGAAGGCCAGACCTGGAGTTCCGAGATCGTTCTGCGCCACGATGGCGCGTGCTGGGATCTCGGCTATCCGCGCAGCGCCCAGCGCCCGGACGGCCGGGTTGTCACCGTGGTTTATTACAATGATGCATCGGCCAAGGAGCGCTATATCGCGGCGACCATCTGGACCCCGGTAATGCCGGAAGACTAG